In Microvenator marinus, one genomic interval encodes:
- a CDS encoding FliH/SctL family protein produces MSESPRLLKRLEISESSKPFVEPIFAAERKKVSVREVKAMLEIDAILERATKEAEDVVSKAVAEADAIREEAREQGQQEAWASLTHELAKVRAEREALLQEAESEALDLAFALARRIISKKIEAEPELVLDVLKEVAQSARGRRSLVFRVHPDDLELVRAQQQTLSQELEGAAVYFDDDATLSRGECVIETEVGRIDGRLDTQLQILRDALVS; encoded by the coding sequence ATGAGTGAAAGTCCAAGACTTCTAAAGCGACTCGAGATCTCAGAGAGTTCAAAACCCTTCGTCGAACCCATCTTTGCGGCCGAACGCAAGAAAGTCAGTGTTCGTGAGGTCAAGGCGATGCTTGAAATCGACGCGATCCTAGAGCGCGCGACTAAGGAGGCAGAGGATGTTGTAAGCAAGGCGGTAGCCGAGGCAGACGCGATTCGCGAGGAGGCGCGTGAGCAAGGTCAGCAAGAGGCGTGGGCGTCTTTGACCCACGAGCTCGCGAAGGTCAGGGCGGAGCGTGAAGCACTTCTGCAAGAGGCCGAATCCGAGGCGCTCGACCTCGCCTTCGCACTGGCGAGGCGGATTATCTCGAAGAAGATCGAGGCTGAACCGGAGCTCGTCCTCGACGTTCTCAAGGAGGTGGCGCAAAGTGCCAGAGGGCGCCGTTCTCTTGTCTTTCGGGTGCACCCAGACGATTTGGAACTAGTGCGTGCTCAACAACAAACGCTCTCACAGGAACTCGAGGGAGCCGCGGTCTATTTTGATGACGATGCCACACTTTCGCGCGGGGAATGCGTGATCGAGACCGAGGTGGGCCGCATCGATGGCCGGTTGGATACTCAGCTTCAGATTCTACGCGATGCATTGGTGTCATGA
- the sctN gene encoding type III secretion system ATPase SctN encodes MSDRLLSKYLNKLDDVQTTKMRGRVEEVTGLVIRAIVPDASIGDVVRIRNSAGEDRYAEIVGFRGESAVLMPLGNVDGVSNTAEVETTGKPFSIMCGNGLKGRVLDGLGRPIDDGPPLIGEGFEPWSIDRAAPHPLERIPIHEPMVTGVRAIDGLLTVGQGQRVGLFAGSGVGKSTLMGQIARGANADVIVICLIGERGREVRDFIEEVLGEEGLKRSVVICATSDAPSLVRLKSAFVATAVCEWFRDRGQSVLLMMDSVTRFARAQREVGLAAGEPPARQGYPPSVFSMLPRLLERTGNSGKGSITALYTVLVAGGDMEEPIADEVRGILDGHIILNRKLGARNHWPAIDVLPSLSRVMGAVVSKDHQAAAGRFREVLAEYEAKRDLISLGAYEYGTDEKVDFAIDVIEEVESVLKQRLDEWTTLDETVQLMMDIVA; translated from the coding sequence ATGAGCGATCGACTTCTTTCAAAATACCTCAACAAGCTCGATGATGTGCAGACCACCAAGATGCGCGGGCGAGTGGAGGAGGTCACGGGGCTTGTGATCCGGGCCATCGTGCCGGACGCGAGTATCGGAGATGTGGTGCGCATTCGGAATTCTGCAGGAGAAGATCGATACGCGGAGATTGTTGGATTCCGGGGTGAAAGCGCGGTCTTGATGCCACTTGGAAACGTGGATGGCGTGAGCAATACCGCCGAAGTTGAAACCACCGGAAAGCCTTTCTCAATCATGTGTGGAAACGGACTCAAGGGGCGAGTACTCGACGGGCTTGGTCGTCCAATCGACGATGGTCCGCCGTTGATTGGGGAGGGGTTTGAGCCGTGGTCGATCGACCGCGCCGCGCCTCATCCTCTTGAGCGAATCCCGATTCACGAGCCCATGGTCACCGGAGTTCGGGCGATCGACGGCCTCCTTACCGTGGGGCAGGGTCAAAGGGTAGGTCTCTTTGCAGGTTCGGGTGTAGGTAAGTCCACCTTGATGGGGCAGATTGCGCGTGGCGCAAACGCCGATGTGATCGTGATTTGCTTGATCGGCGAGCGCGGACGCGAGGTGCGCGATTTCATCGAAGAGGTCTTGGGTGAAGAAGGGCTAAAGCGCTCGGTGGTGATTTGTGCGACGAGTGACGCACCGAGCCTTGTGCGTCTGAAGTCCGCGTTCGTTGCGACCGCAGTCTGTGAGTGGTTCCGCGACCGCGGTCAAAGTGTGCTCCTGATGATGGACTCGGTGACACGTTTCGCCAGAGCTCAGCGCGAGGTCGGACTCGCCGCGGGCGAACCACCGGCGCGACAAGGTTATCCGCCGAGCGTCTTCAGCATGTTGCCACGTCTTTTGGAGCGAACGGGAAACTCTGGAAAGGGCTCGATTACCGCACTCTACACGGTTCTCGTAGCTGGCGGGGACATGGAGGAGCCCATCGCAGACGAGGTCAGGGGTATCCTCGACGGGCATATCATCTTGAATCGCAAACTCGGAGCACGCAACCATTGGCCCGCTATTGACGTTTTACCTTCATTGTCGCGTGTGATGGGGGCCGTCGTGTCAAAAGACCACCAGGCGGCTGCTGGGCGCTTTAGAGAGGTGCTTGCAGAGTACGAAGCCAAGCGCGATTTGATTTCGCTCGGCGCTTACGAATACGGCACGGATGAGAAGGTAGACTTCGCCATCGATGTGATTGAGGAAGTTGAGTCGGTGCTTAAGCAGCGGCTCGATGAATGGACGACCTTGGATGAAACCGTACAGTTGATGATGGATATCGTGGCGTGA
- the hrpB gene encoding ATP-dependent helicase HrpB, whose protein sequence is MQPLPVDEIVQDVIQELAHNQALVIEAPPGAGKSTRLPARLFPHINGRILLLEPRRVATRSIAARIASELGVKLGNEVGYQVRFDDRTSKHTKLVVMTEGILASRLYDDPFLDGVDLVILDEFHERSIHSDLTLAFLKEVLEAREDLRVMIMSATIGTQPLIDYLGAKLVRSDGQIFPVEVEYQPESLFEKLRASRQLDPLVHAVQKAVDSKNHAGDILVFLPGAREINACLAGLKTSRQILTLFGSMKASEQDRVLEPSQQARIILATNIAETSLTIPGVRTVIDSGLQRQMTTSPASGFETLELTRISMASAKQRAGRSGREGPGHVIRLWSPHEEHLMPEFETPEVHRIDLTAPVLGVWNWTSSSARDFDWFEAPSPARITRAEEVLSSIGALDAGELTDAGRSMNRSSLSPRLSRVLLEAKSCGISRRTARIVAILNEADFAENRPNQPWDSDLLFRESLFLAGKGHPMRLDLVRKLESRLSDGSEDRVSDDKTVLQCLMAGFPDRIGIKRSDGYAISGGYFATLSRESVLFENPPDFVIAHQILDTAGTPMIRQASRIEPEWLVSALGHLVETSIQTEFNQDLERVVARQVKSFMGLAIESKEISISKADPLEVAETLRKAAASDWDKAFGINEKQDILHRLEFLRDYYPEEIPSREALQEALSNSIWGKSSFKELRAMSFPQIVQQGLTHRARSLLDAEAPTHIQVPSGRKHALDYTQNPPVLAVRIQELFGMQDAPRIAGGKVKVMLHLLAPNYRPQQVTNDLTSFWKNTYPEIRKELRARYPKHSWPENP, encoded by the coding sequence ATGCAACCCTTGCCGGTGGATGAGATCGTCCAAGATGTCATCCAAGAACTCGCTCACAATCAGGCCCTCGTCATTGAGGCACCGCCCGGTGCTGGCAAGTCCACACGTCTGCCGGCTCGACTCTTTCCCCATATCAACGGTAGGATTCTCCTCCTCGAGCCCCGTCGAGTTGCAACTCGCTCCATAGCTGCGCGAATTGCCTCCGAGCTCGGGGTAAAGTTGGGCAATGAGGTCGGATATCAGGTGCGCTTTGATGATCGGACTTCGAAGCACACCAAACTCGTGGTCATGACTGAGGGAATTCTCGCGTCTCGTCTCTACGACGACCCATTCTTGGACGGCGTGGACCTCGTGATCTTGGATGAGTTTCACGAACGCTCCATTCATTCGGATTTGACGCTGGCCTTCCTAAAGGAAGTCCTGGAGGCACGCGAAGACCTGCGCGTCATGATCATGTCCGCAACCATCGGGACTCAGCCACTGATCGACTACCTTGGCGCAAAGCTCGTGCGCTCTGACGGTCAGATTTTCCCCGTAGAGGTCGAGTACCAACCAGAGAGTCTTTTCGAGAAACTTCGCGCGTCACGGCAACTCGACCCATTGGTTCACGCGGTGCAAAAGGCCGTCGACTCGAAGAACCACGCTGGAGATATTTTAGTATTTCTGCCTGGCGCCCGTGAGATCAACGCGTGTCTGGCGGGCCTGAAGACTTCAAGACAAATCCTTACACTCTTCGGCTCCATGAAAGCCTCGGAACAAGACAGAGTCCTCGAGCCTTCGCAGCAGGCGAGGATCATACTCGCCACGAATATTGCCGAGACGTCACTTACGATTCCAGGCGTTCGAACGGTGATCGATTCGGGGCTCCAAAGACAAATGACCACGAGCCCCGCAAGCGGGTTTGAAACTCTTGAGCTCACGCGGATCTCTATGGCGAGCGCCAAGCAGCGAGCCGGCCGTTCTGGGCGCGAAGGCCCCGGACACGTCATCAGGCTTTGGAGCCCACACGAAGAGCATCTGATGCCGGAGTTTGAGACCCCCGAAGTTCATCGCATCGACCTGACGGCTCCCGTCCTTGGCGTTTGGAATTGGACCTCGTCAAGTGCACGTGACTTCGATTGGTTCGAGGCGCCCAGTCCCGCGCGAATCACAAGAGCCGAGGAGGTGTTGAGCTCGATCGGCGCGCTCGACGCCGGTGAACTCACAGACGCCGGGCGAAGCATGAATCGCTCGTCGTTGAGCCCTCGACTCTCGCGAGTACTACTCGAAGCAAAGAGCTGCGGCATTTCAAGACGAACAGCCCGAATCGTCGCAATCCTCAATGAGGCTGATTTCGCTGAAAATCGACCGAATCAGCCGTGGGACTCCGACCTTCTCTTTCGAGAAAGTCTATTCTTGGCCGGAAAAGGCCACCCGATGCGTCTTGATTTGGTTCGGAAGCTCGAAAGTAGGCTTTCCGATGGATCAGAGGATCGTGTTTCGGATGACAAGACCGTTTTGCAATGCCTGATGGCCGGATTTCCGGACCGCATTGGCATCAAACGAAGTGATGGATACGCCATCTCTGGGGGATACTTCGCTACGCTCTCCAGGGAATCGGTACTCTTCGAGAATCCGCCGGACTTTGTGATCGCCCACCAGATCTTGGATACGGCGGGGACACCTATGATTCGTCAGGCATCGAGAATCGAGCCCGAATGGTTAGTGTCTGCGCTGGGCCATCTCGTGGAGACATCGATTCAAACCGAGTTCAATCAGGACCTTGAACGTGTGGTTGCTCGTCAAGTCAAAAGCTTTATGGGGCTCGCCATCGAATCCAAGGAGATTTCGATATCAAAAGCAGACCCACTCGAGGTCGCAGAAACACTTCGTAAGGCCGCCGCCTCAGATTGGGATAAGGCCTTCGGAATCAACGAGAAACAAGACATTCTTCATCGCCTTGAATTCCTGCGAGACTACTACCCTGAGGAGATCCCGTCTCGAGAGGCCTTGCAGGAAGCGCTCTCAAACTCAATTTGGGGAAAGTCCAGTTTCAAGGAACTTCGCGCGATGTCTTTTCCGCAAATCGTTCAGCAGGGGCTGACCCACCGCGCGCGCTCACTCTTGGACGCTGAGGCCCCCACACATATCCAAGTGCCGAGTGGAAGGAAACACGCCCTCGATTACACGCAGAATCCTCCGGTTCTAGCCGTGAGAATTCAGGAACTCTTCGGGATGCAGGATGCCCCACGCATTGCGGGCGGGAAGGTCAAAGTGATGCTACATCTGCTGGCGCCCAACTACCGCCCTCAACAAGTCACGAACGACCTTACGAGCTTTTGGAAGAACACCTACCCAGAGATTAGAAAGGAGCTAAGGGCGAGGTACCCAAAACATTCGTGGCCAGAAAACCCCTGA